Proteins from a genomic interval of Sporolactobacillus sp. Y61:
- the ascB gene encoding 6-phospho-beta-glucosidase: MSDYRNLIPKDFLWGGAIAANQVEGAFDTGGKGLSVDDVVAYIKPDQQAKMKMKSPNHAQIEAAKAGISEDRYPKRWGIDFYNRYKEDIQLFDEMGFKVLRVSIAWSRIFPQGDEQQPNEEGLQFYDRLFAELHAHGIEPVVTLSHYEIPLGLAEKYNGWTDRRVIDCFVRYARTVFQRYKNKVRYWITFNEINGILMGPFIAGGIIVDKQTNDELLQETYQAAHHQFVASALAVKACHELCPDAKIGCMIAGVSVYPKTCRPDDVLAALNEERRTLFFTDVQARGYYPAYIKRYFSEHQIHIQKEKEDDRILKENIVDFVSFSYYMSSIAQASQGELPPGKLFSEIKNPYLEASDWGWQIDPKGLRYLLNILYDRYQKPLFIVENGLGAKDEVESDGSINDDYRIDYLRAHIQQFKEAIADGVDLMGYTTWGPIDLISATTSEMSKRYGFIYVDQDNMGNGTLRRLRKKSFYWYKKVIASNGEELD; the protein is encoded by the coding sequence ATGTCTGATTACAGAAATTTAATACCAAAAGACTTTCTATGGGGAGGTGCAATTGCAGCTAACCAGGTAGAAGGCGCTTTTGATACAGGAGGAAAAGGACTCTCAGTAGATGACGTTGTTGCTTATATAAAACCGGATCAACAGGCCAAAATGAAAATGAAGAGCCCAAATCATGCTCAGATTGAAGCAGCAAAGGCGGGGATATCTGAGGATCGTTATCCAAAGCGCTGGGGAATTGATTTTTATAATCGCTATAAGGAAGATATCCAACTATTTGATGAAATGGGTTTTAAGGTGCTCAGGGTCTCTATCGCTTGGAGCAGAATTTTCCCTCAGGGGGATGAACAGCAGCCAAATGAGGAAGGCCTGCAATTCTATGATCGCTTGTTTGCTGAACTGCATGCTCACGGTATAGAGCCTGTGGTCACTCTTTCGCATTATGAAATCCCGCTGGGACTTGCGGAAAAATATAACGGCTGGACTGATCGGCGTGTGATTGACTGCTTTGTTCGCTATGCCCGTACCGTTTTCCAAAGATATAAAAACAAAGTCAGATACTGGATAACTTTTAACGAAATAAATGGCATTTTGATGGGACCTTTCATAGCAGGTGGAATTATTGTAGATAAACAGACAAATGACGAATTGCTGCAGGAAACCTATCAGGCGGCCCACCATCAATTTGTGGCCAGTGCTCTGGCTGTGAAAGCCTGTCATGAACTGTGTCCTGATGCCAAAATTGGCTGCATGATCGCCGGAGTATCTGTTTATCCGAAAACGTGCCGACCGGATGATGTACTTGCAGCACTGAACGAGGAACGACGAACTTTATTCTTTACAGACGTTCAGGCACGTGGTTATTATCCTGCTTATATAAAAAGGTACTTTTCAGAACATCAGATTCATATTCAGAAAGAGAAGGAAGATGACCGGATACTAAAAGAGAACATTGTTGATTTTGTCTCATTTAGCTACTATATGTCCTCAATTGCCCAGGCCAGCCAAGGAGAACTGCCACCTGGTAAGCTGTTCAGTGAAATAAAGAACCCCTATTTAGAAGCATCTGACTGGGGCTGGCAGATTGATCCGAAAGGCCTGCGCTATCTGTTGAATATTCTGTACGATCGATATCAGAAACCATTATTCATTGTTGAAAATGGTCTGGGTGCAAAGGATGAAGTTGAATCGGATGGCAGCATTAATGATGATTATCGTATTGATTATCTCCGTGCACACATCCAGCAATTCAAAGAAGCTATTGCTGATGGGGTCGACCTGATGGGCTATACGACCTGGGGACCGATTGATCTGATTAGTGCGACTACCTCCGAAATGTCAAAACGCTATGGATTTATCTATGTTGATCAGGACAATATGGGTAATGGAACGCTCCGGCGTCTCCGTAAAAAGAGTTTCTACTGGTATAAGAAGGTTATTGCCAGCAATGGCGAAGAACTGGATTAA